In the Populus trichocarpa isolate Nisqually-1 chromosome 1, P.trichocarpa_v4.1, whole genome shotgun sequence genome, one interval contains:
- the LOC18094819 gene encoding uncharacterized protein LOC18094819: protein MEIEGEEGSKIEVGIGSKAVFGRGCGFNTKDRRVSRRHVIFELDDNQTVSFQVVGKNPICVRSGEENVKIFRRLQKGVVAAGDWFCISSQNPVRFRLKKRIGGRRVQESDSGNWYSERFDLSKIDPVKEFGFLVIGHELDCYPKQRIKDARSWDWFLEEPEQDSEGGESFERKKKNGRGKRKKKVGGNDDNYGDDWSGESEDDEVVGKIIKVDRPKYSTRSKGRDKLRQDTKTKRVSARKTNEDDETLGAFIVDDDVEGEQGGEGDEEEDDIVDDDDDDYH, encoded by the exons ATGGAGATAGAAGGAGAGGAGGGGTCGAAAATTGAAGTGGGAATAGGTTCAAAGGCCGTCTTTGGAAGAGGCTGTGGTTTTAACACAAAAGACCGAAGGGTTTCTCGTCGTCACGTTATATTTGAGCTCGACGACAACCAAACGGTTTCCTTTCAAGTTGTAGGAAAGAACCCAATTTGCGTACGAAGTGGTGAAGAAAACGTTAAGATATTTAGAAGGTTGCAGAAGGGTGTGGTAGCAGCTGGTGATTGGTTCTGTATTTCAAGTCAAAACCCTGTTCGGTTCCGTTTGAAAAAGAGAATTGGAGGAAGAAGGGTGCAAGAGAGTGACAGTGGAAATTGGTATTCTGAAAGATTTGATCTTTCGAAGATTGACCCTGTTAAag AATTTGGATTTCTTGTGATTGGGCATGAATTGGATTGCTATCCTAAGCAAAGGATAAAAGATGCAAGGAGCTGGGATTGGTTTCTTGAGGAACCTGAGCAAGATAGTGAGGGTGGGGAGagttttgagagaaaaaagaaaaatgggaggggaaagaggaagaagaaagttGGAGGGAATGATGATAATTATGGTGATGATTGGAGTGGTGAGAGTGAAGACGATGAGGttgttggaaaaataataaaggttgACAGACCAAAATATTCAACTAGATCAAAGGGACGAGACAAACTACGTCAagatacaaaaacaaagagagttTCTGCAAGGAAAActaatgaagatgatgagacACTAGGGGCCTTTATTGTTGATGATGACGTGGAGGGGGAACAAGGAGGAGAAGGcgatgaagaagaagacgacattgttgatgatgatgatgatgattatcaCTGA
- the LOC127905519 gene encoding uncharacterized protein LOC127905519 → MPVTCSTNQIQVQVDLEIESTLRRLRKEARLNTMAVARQQTLKELAAPNVENQPLCINIDNNVNFELKSGFIHLLPTFNGLAGEDPHTHLKEFHMVCIGMKPNGVDEEQVKLKAFPFSLKGAAKTWLFSILPGSIGTWNAMKKIFLEKYFPASRVANIRKEICGIRQSHGETLSEYWERFEQLCIQCPHHQIPDQLLIQYFYEGLMPTDRSIIDAASGGALVDKTPEAARQLISNMAANSKQFGTRGDFSNKRVNEVSVSNLENKVNDLTSLVRSLACGNVQQVKVCSICSLQGHASDMCPTMQEDYIEQANAVDGAFNGQPQRKYDPFSNTYNPGWRDHPNLRYGNPPQQGNQGRQFHPHGFQSQQNYQARQPPPPFTNSNVMGSSSNDDLREMMKTLASNTVTLQQNVMSFQQETRSSIHNLEKQMGQVASTVGKLEAQMNRKLPSQALNPKENVSAIMLRSGKELEEKRLKQIEMEEEEEIETELSTKKKHPPPPQTEITTNTPKVIPQSMNSNFKTIPPFPVSSSRSNKEDKEKEILEVFKKVELNIPLLDAIKQIPKYAKFLKELCTTKRAFKLNGHETVSMGEVVSAIVLKNMPLKQKDPGAFTIPCVIGNASFNRALCDLGASISVMPKQVYDSLSLEPLNKTSIVIQLADRSFVYPLGVIEDVLVKIDSLVIPCDFYILDMEHDSCDSSNNTPILFGRPFLKTTNAKIDCGKDTLSMEVGDEKIEFNFHDAMTYPYSNVYSITCYDQVDKCVQQFCDFDSKDGLSVALSYDYDFTKIKQMERHICVPQSVYQSALALQAFQTILHDVGVILSITDSEWVASILLVPKKTGTTFKEIQNDAYENARIYKEKTNSLHDRMITRKEFHVEDKVLLYHSCLKLFPGKLRSCWIGPFVVSNVFSYEYEYYV, encoded by the exons atgcctgtgacctgttctactaatcaaattcaagtgcaggttgatcttgaaatagaaagcactttacgcaggttaagaaaagaagctcgcctcaacaccatggctgttgcacgacaacaaacactcaaggagcttgctgctcctaacgtggaaaatcagccactgtgcataaacatcgacaataatgtaaactttgagctcaaatctggttttatacatttgctaccaacattcaatggtcttgcaggagaagatcctcatactcatctcaaggagttccatatggtttgcattggcatgaaaccgaatggagttgatgaagaacaggttaagttgaaagctttccctttctctttaaaaggggcagcaaagacatggcttttctctattctcccaggttccattggaacttggaatgccatgaagaagattttccttgagaagtacttcccagcatctcgagttgccaacataaggaaagaaatatgtgggattcggcaatctcatggagagacactctccgaatattgggaaagatttgagcaactctgcattcaatgtcctcatcatcaaatacctgatcaactgctcattcaatatttctatgaaggattgatgcctactgaccgtagtatcattgatgctgcaagtggaggggcattggtagataagacacccgaggctgcacgccaattgatctcaaacatggcagccaactcgaaacaatttggcactcgtggagacttctcaaacaaacgagtaaatgaggtaagtgtttctaaccttgaaaataaagttaatgatcttacttctcttgtgcgttctttggcttgtggaaatgtgcagcaggtgaaagtttgtagcatatgctccttacaaggacatgcctcagatatgtgcccaacaatgcaagaagattacattgaacaggctaatgcagttgatggagcattcaatggacaaccccaacgtaaatatgatcccttttccaacacatacaatcccggatggagagatcatcccaacttacgttatgggaacccacctcaacaaggcaatcaaggccgacagttccatccccatggatttcaatcccaacagaattatcaagcaagacaaccccctcctccattcacaaactccaatgttatggggtcgtcatccaatgatgatcttcgtgagatgatgaaaactttggcttctaacactgtgaccttacaacaaaatgtcatgtcttttcaacaagaaacaaggtccagtattcacaacttggaaaagcaaatggggcaagtagcttcaactgtagggaaattggaggcacaaatgaatagaaaattgccctcccaagcattaaatccaaaagagaatgttagtgcaatcatgctacgaagtgggaaagaacttgaagagaaaaggttgaaacaaattgagatggaggaagaagaagagatagaaaccgaattgagtacaaagaagaaacatcctcctcctccacaaactgaaataacgaccaacactccaaaggtaattCCTCAATCAATGAATtccaattttaaaacaattccaccctttcctgtgagttcttctaggtcaaataaagaagacaaagaaaaagagattttagaggttttcaagaaagtggaactcaacattcctttgcttgatgctatcaagcaaattccgaagtatgccaaattcttgaaggagttgtgtactaccaagagagctttcaaattgAATGGTCAcgaaacggtaagtatgggtgaagttgtatctgctattgttctaaagaatatgcctttgaagcaaaaagacccaggtgcgtttactatcccatgtgttattggtaatgctagttttaacaGGGCCTTAtgtgatttaggtgcatccattagtgttatgcctaaacaagtttatgattctcttagtcttgagcctttgaataaaactagtattgtaatacaacttgcggatcgtagttttgtttatccacttggtgtgatagaagatgtcctagtcaagattgatagtttggttattccatgtgatttttatattcttgatatggaacatgattcttgtgattcatcaaacaacactcctatattgtttgggagaccatttttGAAAACTACCAatgcaaagattgattgtggtaaggatactttatctatggaggtaggagatgaaaaaattgaatttaattttcatgatgcaatgacatatccttatagcaatgtttattctatcacatgttatgaccaagttgataagtgtgtacaacaattttgtgattttgatagtaaggatggattaagcgtagctttgagctatgactatgattttacGAAGATAAAacagatggagaggcatatatgtgttccccaaagcGTGTACCAATCAGCactggctttgcaagcttttcAAACTATCCTCCATGATGTAGGAGTCATTCTCTCCATCacggacagtgaatgggtggcgtcTATCCTTTTGGTACCCAAAAAGACTGGAACCACGTTTAAAGagatacaaaatgatgcttatgagaatgcaaggatttacaaagaaaagactaatagtcttcatgaccgaatgattacaagaaaagagtttcatgttgaagacaaagtccttctttatcattcatgtttgaaactttttcctggaaagttacgctcgtgttggattggaccatttgttgtttctaatgttttttcttatg AATacgagtattatgtatga